One genomic region from Streptomyces sp. NBC_01431 encodes:
- a CDS encoding MerR family transcriptional regulator, whose translation MRIGELAAQAGTSKDTIRFYEKIGLVSGQRLANGYRDFPAETVAWLHYVRTAQTLGFSLAEIARTGDALREAPDTAEALSALFEEKIHVVDARMAELTALRAELAERVGTGCPLRPARQPG comes from the coding sequence GTGCGCATCGGAGAGCTGGCCGCTCAGGCGGGGACGAGTAAAGACACCATCCGGTTCTACGAGAAGATCGGCCTGGTCTCCGGTCAGCGACTGGCCAACGGATACCGCGACTTCCCAGCCGAGACCGTGGCATGGCTGCACTACGTCCGTACGGCACAGACGCTCGGGTTCTCGCTGGCGGAGATCGCGCGCACCGGCGACGCACTCCGCGAAGCGCCCGATACCGCCGAAGCGTTGTCCGCCCTGTTCGAGGAAAAGATCCACGTCGTCGACGCGCGCATGGCCGAACTCACGGCCCTGAGGGCCGAACTCGCCGAGCGCGTCGGAACAGGATGTCCACTGCGGCCGGCCCGCCAACCCGGCTGA
- a CDS encoding GNAT family N-acetyltransferase: MTDIRVSLSVRDLTHEDLPSCDWSGSAMHVRQIAEQLRRAEVGEVDYLAVCGPADVPVAIGGVDYMLKSGAGTLWQLGVHPALQSCGIGTLLISSAEARITARGLAVAELGVEESNPRARALYERLGYRPYGRELDSWDVETEEGSIKRYQTMCTLMRKDLA; encoded by the coding sequence GTGACCGACATCAGGGTCTCCCTGTCCGTGCGCGATCTCACCCACGAGGACCTGCCCTCGTGCGACTGGTCGGGCTCCGCCATGCACGTGAGGCAGATTGCCGAGCAGTTGCGGCGGGCCGAGGTCGGCGAGGTCGACTACCTGGCTGTTTGCGGACCCGCAGACGTGCCGGTGGCGATCGGCGGCGTCGACTACATGCTCAAGAGTGGTGCCGGCACGCTCTGGCAGCTCGGTGTCCATCCAGCGCTTCAGTCGTGCGGCATAGGCACCTTGCTGATCAGCTCCGCAGAGGCCCGAATCACAGCCCGTGGTCTGGCGGTGGCCGAACTGGGCGTGGAGGAGAGCAACCCCAGAGCCCGAGCTCTCTACGAGCGATTGGGCTACCGGCCCTACGGCCGCGAGCTGGACTCCTGGGACGTGGAGACTGAAGAGGGTTCGATCAAGCGGTACCAAACCATGTGCACGTTGATGCGCAAGGACCTCGCATAG
- a CDS encoding molybdopterin-dependent oxidoreductase → MSQSLVVAGMAGGQVAELVITGDLAHPARLTVPDLLIWPQYEAQVAFECATSGIQRHRFTGPLLHDVLQDAGPAFDPVRRKDRLRFLIAVRGADGHHALLSWAEIDPDFGRAPVLLSVTLDDTPLDRVGPQLVLPQDRCGARHISGIDAIRVDGGYPAMTGAW, encoded by the coding sequence GTGAGTCAGTCCCTCGTAGTTGCCGGTATGGCCGGCGGTCAGGTGGCGGAACTCGTCATCACCGGCGACCTGGCCCATCCGGCCAGGCTGACGGTTCCCGACCTTCTCATCTGGCCCCAGTACGAGGCACAGGTCGCCTTCGAGTGCGCCACCAGCGGCATCCAGCGCCACCGCTTCACCGGCCCGCTCCTGCACGACGTTCTCCAGGACGCCGGTCCTGCCTTCGATCCCGTCCGCCGCAAGGACCGGCTGCGCTTCCTGATCGCCGTACGCGGTGCGGACGGCCACCACGCGCTGCTGTCCTGGGCGGAGATCGACCCGGACTTCGGCCGCGCCCCCGTCCTGCTCTCGGTCACCCTCGACGACACCCCGCTCGACAGGGTCGGCCCTCAGCTGGTGCTGCCCCAGGACCGCTGCGGGGCACGGCACATCAGTGGCATCGACGCGATACGAGTGGACGGCGGCTACCCCGCGATGACCGGCGCCTGGTGA
- a CDS encoding class I SAM-dependent methyltransferase — protein MGCGSGRALPALRAEVGDEGVGFGVDLTAAMLVATAREGRTGVAGLLLADACRLPLPAGAVDGVFSAGLVNHVPAPATALREWARVTAPDGVLLLFHPSGRAERAARHGRPFDSYDPLAEENLRPALGAAGWDLDCYEDAPRHFLARAVRVGG, from the coding sequence GTGGGCTGCGGCAGCGGCCGCGCCCTACCGGCGCTGCGCGCCGAGGTCGGTGACGAGGGCGTCGGGTTCGGTGTGGACCTCACCGCGGCCATGCTGGTGGCCACAGCGAGGGAAGGTCGAACCGGCGTGGCAGGGCTGCTGCTGGCCGACGCCTGCCGGCTGCCGTTGCCGGCCGGCGCGGTGGACGGCGTCTTCAGCGCAGGACTGGTCAACCATGTCCCCGCCCCCGCAACGGCACTGCGCGAGTGGGCCAGAGTGACGGCCCCCGACGGCGTCCTACTGCTCTTCCACCCCTCCGGCCGCGCAGAACGCGCCGCACGCCACGGCCGCCCCTTCGACTCGTACGACCCGCTGGCTGAGGAGAACCTGCGGCCTGCTCTGGGGGCGGCGGGCTGGGACCTGGACTGCTACGAGGACGCACCCCGTCACTTCTTGGCGCGCGCGGTTCGTGTCGGCGGATGA
- a CDS encoding Ig-like domain-containing protein → MAGTTGLVAAMIVPLTAAAGAASVAEPCGTGGVFTTSQQPTCAYNSAGTDTFTVPDGVTAVNVDLSGGEGGSAAGYIDPHPAISGAPGGLGGETRATLPVTSGQILQLTVGAAGVPGSSRHGEFARPGGTGHGRGGGGAHGGGGSGGGGSDVRVGAFGGLDRVLVAGGGGGAGNGGPMLQGGAGGGVVGQDGGQSNGPLGSGLAGGGATQTAPGHGNPNTLNGGPGTPGIDLDPITSEPNPGSGGTGGNGGAGGPGGGGGGGGRHGGGGGSGGGNPGYFPGAGGGGGSSYADPSATSVTLLQGVNHGNGKAIVTFQYGTSLTLSADTAAPLFGHAVSVTATVASANPGAGIPTGSVTFSDGTTTLATVPLNGARATFATSKLQPGAHRITATYGGDPTFTASATAAPTDLTAGFTQPCLTDHDGPLTVPADQSLCIAPGAIQNGPVDVQPGGALAVSGAEINGPVASDGALAVTICHSTLHGQVTLAGTSGFVLLGDDEGTDCAGSTFRAPLTLDGNTGGLEVSSNTMSAPVRINDNSGSGLLSEDLVPEFEGNHVGAPLRCAGNSPTLRQSGNTVNGPHSGQCK, encoded by the coding sequence GTGGCCGGCACCACCGGCCTCGTCGCCGCCATGATCGTGCCCCTCACCGCGGCCGCCGGCGCGGCGAGCGTGGCCGAGCCCTGCGGCACCGGGGGCGTCTTCACCACCTCCCAGCAGCCCACGTGCGCCTACAACTCCGCGGGCACGGACACCTTCACCGTCCCGGACGGCGTGACCGCGGTCAACGTCGACCTGTCCGGCGGCGAGGGCGGCAGCGCGGCGGGCTACATCGACCCGCACCCGGCGATCTCCGGTGCGCCCGGAGGTCTCGGCGGCGAGACCCGCGCCACCCTGCCGGTGACCTCCGGCCAGATCCTCCAGCTCACCGTCGGCGCGGCCGGTGTCCCCGGTTCCTCCCGGCACGGTGAGTTCGCCCGTCCCGGCGGTACCGGCCACGGGCGCGGCGGTGGCGGCGCGCACGGCGGCGGCGGTTCGGGCGGCGGCGGCTCGGACGTGCGGGTCGGCGCCTTCGGCGGCTTGGACCGCGTCCTGGTGGCCGGCGGCGGCGGTGGCGCGGGCAACGGCGGCCCCATGCTGCAGGGCGGCGCCGGCGGCGGTGTGGTCGGCCAGGACGGTGGCCAGAGCAACGGCCCGCTCGGCTCCGGCCTGGCCGGTGGCGGCGCTACCCAAACCGCGCCAGGTCACGGCAACCCCAACACCCTGAACGGCGGCCCCGGCACCCCGGGCATCGACCTCGACCCGATCACCAGCGAGCCCAACCCCGGCAGCGGCGGCACCGGCGGCAACGGCGGTGCGGGTGGCCCCGGCGGTGGCGGTGGCGGTGGCGGCCGGCACGGCGGTGGCGGCGGCTCCGGCGGAGGCAACCCGGGCTATTTCCCGGGCGCGGGCGGTGGTGGCGGCAGCAGCTACGCAGATCCGTCGGCGACCAGCGTCACGCTCCTCCAGGGCGTCAACCACGGCAACGGCAAGGCGATCGTCACGTTCCAATACGGGACGTCGCTCACGCTCAGCGCGGACACAGCCGCCCCGCTGTTCGGCCACGCCGTCAGCGTGACGGCCACTGTGGCCTCGGCCAATCCGGGCGCGGGCATCCCGACCGGGTCGGTCACCTTCTCGGACGGGACGACCACGCTGGCGACCGTGCCGCTCAATGGCGCAAGGGCGACCTTCGCGACCAGCAAGTTGCAGCCCGGGGCGCACAGGATCACCGCCACCTATGGCGGCGACCCCACCTTCACGGCCAGCGCCACGGCCGCGCCCACCGATCTCACCGCCGGCTTCACCCAGCCGTGCCTCACGGACCACGACGGCCCGCTGACCGTGCCCGCCGACCAGTCGCTGTGCATCGCCCCCGGCGCTATCCAGAACGGACCGGTGGACGTGCAGCCCGGCGGAGCGCTGGCGGTGTCGGGTGCGGAGATCAACGGCCCGGTGGCCTCGGACGGCGCCCTCGCCGTCACCATCTGCCACTCGACCCTGCACGGGCAGGTAACCCTCGCGGGCACCAGCGGCTTCGTGCTGCTGGGCGACGACGAGGGGACGGACTGCGCGGGCAGCACCTTCAGGGCCCCGCTGACCCTCGACGGCAACACCGGCGGCCTTGAGGTTTCGTCCAACACGATGTCGGCGCCGGTGAGGATCAACGACAATAGTGGTAGCGGCCTGCTGTCCGAGGACCTCGTCCCGGAGTTCGAGGGCAACCATGTCGGGGCGCCGCTGCGCTGCGCGGGCAACTCACCCACCCTGCGGCAGTCGGGCAACACCGTGAACGGGCCGCACAGCGGCCAGTGCAAGTGA